The Candidatus Eremiobacterota bacterium nucleotide sequence GTCCGCAACACGATCTCCTCGCTGCTGAAGACGTTCGGCGTGAAGAACCGCCACGAGCTCGTCGTCGAACGCATGCGCCGCCCCGACCGCGGCGTAACGGCATAGACCGCCACAAAA carries:
- a CDS encoding helix-turn-helix transcriptional regulator, producing the protein MVQTPLSRAEREVLDLLLAGTSTREIALRRGRSEKTVRNTISSLLKTFGVKNRHELVVERMRRPDRGVTA